The Saccopteryx leptura isolate mSacLep1 chromosome 5, mSacLep1_pri_phased_curated, whole genome shotgun sequence nucleotide sequence ggggcgccgggcgctggggagggggtggggaggggggcgccgggtgttggggagggggcgccgggcgctggggagggggcgccgggcgctggggagggggcgccgggcgctggggagggggcGCCGGGCGGGAGGGGgcgccgggcgctggggagggggcGCCGGGCGGGAGGGGgcgccgggcgctggggagggggcGCCGGGCGGGAGGGGgcgccgggcgctggggagggggcGCCCGGCGGGCGGGCGCACAGGAGGCCGACCCCGGCGCGTCTCTGCGCAGGCTGCAGTTCGTGTCCGAGGTGCGGAGGAAGAAGCACGAGGCCCGGGCCGGGGTCCTGGCCGAGCGCAAGGCGCAGGAGGACGCCGCCGAGCACCGCGAGCTGATGGCCTGGAACCTGGCGGAGAACCAGCGGCTGTGCGAGCTGCGGTGAGCCGGCGGGCCGGCgggccgggggccgggggccggggcTGGCCCGCGGGGAGCCCGGCCGGCTCAGGCTCGGCCTCTTGCTCCTCCCAGGGTGAAGAGGCTGCAGCAGGAGGCGCGGGAGCAGGCGCAGCGGCAGGCCGAGGAGCAGGCCCGACAGGCCCGGGAGACGCAGGCCTGGGTGCAGCTCAAGGAGCAAGAAGTGCTGCAGCTGCAGGTGCGCCGCGCCTCCGCGGGGCGGGGCTGGAGGCCTCAGGGTCCGGGGGGGCAGTGGCGTGGGGCGCCGGCCACCTGCCGACGGGAGTCCTGGGAGAAGCGGCGTGGGGCGCCGGCCACCTGCCGACAGGGAGCGCAGGCGAGGACCTGGGGGAGGCGTGCGAGGCTCGTGCCCGGCGGGCGCAGAGACCTGGGGGCGACagctgacaggtgtaaggtgttCGGGGAGCggctgagtggggggggggggcgggacacCCCGCAGCCCAGAGGGTTTGCATTTTGCCTTGTGGATGGTGAAGTCTGCGAAGGGTTAGGTACTCGGGGCATGTTGGCAGGAGTGATCCAGCAAGAAGAGCTGAGGCTTGAagtaaaggagagggagggggaggactTGGAGAGACTTGAAGAGGTAATATTGTGGGACTGAGTCCACCCAGCGAGACACCAGATCATCACACCTGGTGTGCTGTGGTTCTGGGGGAGGTGTCCAGTGAGTGACTAAGAAAGAAGAATGTGACAAGGCTGCTGGAAGGTCAGCAGGGCACTcagagaggacccagggtcaGTGGGCGGTCCGTGGGCGGTCCGTGGGCGGAAGGCCAGCAGGCTTCCCTGGGAGGGCTGGCACGCCCGGGGCTCCCGTGCAGCTGGCCTCCTCTCTCCCAACAGGAGGAAGCAAAAAACTTTATCACCCGAGAGAACCTGGACGCTCGGATAGAAGCAGCATTGGACTCCCCAAAGGATTACAACTGGGCCGTCACCAGGGAGGGGCTGGTGGTCAGGCCACAGCACAAGGGCTCCTGAGGACTCAGTAAGGGCAGTGCCTGCCTGGGGACTGTGTGTGTATGCACGGGGGTCTGAGGGCTGGGTCTGACCCGGAATAAAACCGGTGCTCCTTGTGAAGGAGGAAGCACAGCCTGTTCGCTGTGGCCCTCTTGTTCCAGCCTCTGCACCCACCCCTGGGCCAGAAGCTTCCACACTTGGTGCCCTTTCTGCCCTGTGTCCAGCTCTCAGCCCAGCACTGGACCCTAGAGGTTTCCATCCTCCTGGACCTTAGTCCCCAGGTCGTCTCTGGAGTGTCATCAAGGGCAGTTACCGGTTGGCAAATTATCGTCCACAGGCCAAATCTGGCCTGCTCcctgtctttgtaaataaagtaTTATTGGGACCTAGCCACACCCGTTCATTGACTGCTTAGACACCATGATGGCAGATTTGTTTAGTTGCAACAGGGACCATGTATGACTTGCAAAGTCTAAAATAATTCGTTTACATGGCTTTTGCAGAAGTGTGCTGACCCCGGATGTAGGGTTTTAGGGGTTTAGCCAGGGGCAGCTGTCACCTGGTGCCTAAGACACGAGCTAACCATTGGCCAAAGACCGTTTctgcttgaccatgggctttgcTGGCCAGGGTCCAGTGTGCCCAAGACACAGGAGGCGAGGGGGAGACCTCGTTCATTCTGGTATCCCTTTCCATCCGCAGCTCTGCCGGCCTCCTGGGGCCGCGTAGCAGAGGGCGGGGGAGGCCTGGGGGACCCAGGCTTTACGAGGTCAGTGTCGCTTGTCAAGTACTCGGATCACATCCTGTGGGTACCAGAGATACACGTGACTGGGGTTCACGAGGGGGAATAAGTGAACATACAGATCCGTGTACCTTGTTCGCACTCGGGTTTGCAGTGAATGGGGAAGACTGCTGGCCACGTGAATGGGCTCTGGGCGCCTCCTTAACCTGTCCCGTCACGGGGACCACACTAGACCCAAGTGAGCGTGTCTCCCCTGTAGAGTCCAAACTCTGCGTGGAATACAGTCGCAGGTATCCAGTGGCCCCCAAAGTCTTGGCATAAGTTCCCCCTGAACTTAACCTGTGGTTATTTCCCTGGCAGGAGCACAGAAGTCAGCTTAATACCTAGGAAACCAGCCTTGCCGACTGCTGAAATAATGGGCAATTCTGGCAGGAAGAGTTAAGCtccgaacttttttttttcctacccaaAGAGGGAGTccaaagcaacttttttttttttttgtatgccaggccgacgctctaccactgagccaaccggccagggccccaaagcaACTTTTACAACCCCCAAATCTTGAGAAAGGCGGGCCTTGTGATGCTGCCGATCATTTCTTTTATTGGGTGGGTGTTTTAGTGACTGTTTCCTCAGTGGGGAGGGGCATGAACCTTAAATGTGAGGCTTAATTGGTTATTTTAAAGTGAGTATCCCTGTCAAGAAACAACATTGCCTGGGTCAAGTTCCCAGTTAAAGGTGACAAGGCCTTGAAGTCAGGCCTGCGCGGAAGGATCCCACTCTCACCACAAAAGCCCAGTTAGGTGGCACAAGGGTCAGGGCCGCGTAAGCCCACCCTCACCAGTGCCCCGCAGTGGCCCCGTGGGTCACAAGTACCCAACAATCCTCCTGAGAGGTTGGGGCGTTTCCCCTCGCCGAGGGTGAGGACACATATCAGTGGTTGCAAGTCTCCGGAAAGTTGTGTTCCATTTCTACACTCATTTTTGCATCAGCCGTGGCTGCCACACCTGTGCCTGTCCCTGCCGGAGCTCGCCAGTGCAGGTGCTTGGCTGGCCCGCTGCTGCTGTTACTGCTGCAGTCGGGGGAGCAGGGCCCCTCCGCCTGGGCCACCACCGCCACGGAGGCGTCCCTGGATTCGCCCTTCCTCTGGCCTTAAtgaccagtcttttttttttttttttgtatttttctgaagctggaaacggggagacagtcagacagactcccgcaggcgccggaccgggatccacccggcatgcccaccaggggcgacgctctgcccctccggggcatcgctctgttgcgaccagagccactctagcgcctggggcagaggccacagagccatccccagcgcccgggccatctttgctccaatggagcctttgctccaatggagccttggctccaggaggggaagagacagagaggaaggagagggggaggggtggagaaccagatgggcgcttctcctgtgtgccctggccgggaatcgaacctgggacttctgcacgccaggccgacgctccaccactgagccaaccggccagggccaatgaccAGTCTTTCTGCAGGTGACTCCTAGGTTATTGTCCTCGTGGAAGCCCGCTGGCCAGATGTCCGGGGAAATACAGTCTGCAGGCCTCCAGCCGCCTGGGGAGCTGAGGCTCTTGGATGCACGACTGGTATAAACCGGTTTTGTAAGGAGCCTCGCCAGGTCCAGGGCTCAGAGTGGGTGGGCAGAATTGTTCCCTGGGGATTTCTTTTTAACCTGAGACAGAAATGGAATATGAGGCCGTCGTATGTTTTGACCGTTAGGGACTCACAGTTTCTGAAATTCTGCAGGGGCTGACCTGTAACTACAGACATCGCATTACCTCCTCTAGTTTGTCTTGTAACTCGCAACACGTCCCGatgtttttaaaaggtaatttttgtgaggtcggttggcaaggggggaaggtcacgtggggaaccagGCCCagaaactttggctggaaccacccacacccatgtgtgccaaaagaaacttcccaggaaccctttgaaaAAGCaggactggcctgaccaggccatggcgcagtagatagagcggaggacccaggttcaagaccccgaggtcgcccgcttgagcgcaggctcatctggtttgagcaaggctcaccagcttggacccaaggtcgctggctcgagcaaggggtcgcaaggggtcactcggtctgctgaaggcccgtagtcaaggcacatatgagaaagcaatcaacaactaaggtgtcgcaacaaaaaactgatgattgatgcttctcatctctctccgttcctgtctgtccctatctatccctctctctgactctgtctctgtaaaaaagaaaaaaaaggactgtccgtcagccaatgaaatttcaccaaaTCCTATCAACTCCACCACCCTAATGACCCTATAAATTATCCCCAGGCAAatctcccgccccccccccccacttctctggcccccatctTGCGGTCCAGTGAACATCCTCTgggaagcgctctactaaataaagattttgcttatccacactcggtggctacgcccttccttcttcctcggcagggaaaataccttacaattttgTTTGAAAACAAATACAGTTTAATCCCAGCTTTCAATAATATGATAAATTGCATTTGTCAAGAAGggttttatgtaaaatatttccaaatgaacACTGGGCAAAAGTCACCGTTGAAGTATCTGTTTTCGAAAGCAGCAGCTTGTAAGCCGCTCTGTGTCATTTTGGTCGTCACTTGTCCGGATTGCCACTTCCCTGTGTGAGACACATGGCTTTTCCCTCGGAATGTTTTATTGCTACTTGTGACATTCAGCACCtaggggggaaaaattaaatgaCAAGTTTCCGGGAtttcagttacttttttttttttttttaattcattttagagaggagggagagagggagagagagagagagagagagagagaagctggaagcatcaactcccatatgtgccttgaccaggcaagcccagggtttcgaactggcgacctcagcatttccaggttgac carries:
- the MRPS26 gene encoding small ribosomal subunit protein mS26, which translates into the protein MPCGARGAGASAMLRALSRLGARPPRGPPVPLLLPPARGRKTRHDPPAKSKVGRVVTPPAVDPAEFFVLTERYRQYRETVRALRLQFVSEVRRKKHEARAGVLAERKAQEDAAEHRELMAWNLAENQRLCELRVKRLQQEAREQAQRQAEEQARQARETQAWVQLKEQEVLQLQEEAKNFITRENLDARIEAALDSPKDYNWAVTREGLVVRPQHKGS